The following proteins come from a genomic window of Lolium rigidum isolate FL_2022 chromosome 5, APGP_CSIRO_Lrig_0.1, whole genome shotgun sequence:
- the LOC124653367 gene encoding ferrochelatase-2, chloroplastic-like: MDCVRSGALDLRCQGKVFGSATSCGKAGSSTNLAGSAKQNLHAKAKHSQLSASGTSSLVHRGPVLKRQRSLAVRSAAAADAYTTFDENVKGVTSHAVEEKIGVLLFNLGGPETLNDVQPFLFNLFADPDIIRLPRLFRFLQRPLAKLISTLRAPKSKEAYASIGGGSPLRRITDEQANALKIALKEKNMEADIYVGMRYWYPFTEEAFDQIKKDKITKLVVLPLYPQYSISTSGSSIRVLQNIVKEDAFFAGLPISIIESWYQREGYVKSMADLIEKELTVFSNPEEVMIFFSAHGVPLTYVQDAGDPYRDQMEDCIALIMEELKSRGTLNNHTLAYQSRVGPIQWLKPYTDEVLVELGQKGVKSLLAVPVSFVSEHIETLEEIDMEYRELALESGIENWGRVPALGCTSSFISDLADAVVEALPSASALTTRKVKGTDSDMDMRHYLTKMFFGSVLAFFLLLSPRLVSAFRNTLR, translated from the exons ATGGACTGCGTCCGCTCCGGGGCCCTTGATCTCCGGTGCCAGGGGAAGGTCTTCGGCTCGGCGAC GTCATGTGGTAAAGCTGGTTCTTCTACGAATCTTGCTGGTTCTGCCAAACAGAACTTGCACGCCAAGGCTAAACATTCGCAGTTGTCAGCAAGTGGAACATCCAGCTTGGTTCACAGAGGTCCAGTGCTTAAACGTCAGCGCAGTCTTGCTGTGAGATCCGCTGCTGCTGCGGATGCATACACTACTTTTGATGAAAATGTCAAGGGCGTAACTTCGCATGCTGTTGAAGAAAAGATTGGAGTACTGCTGTTTAATCTTGGTGGTCCAGAGACCCTCAATGACGTTCAGCCGTTTCTGTTCAACCTATTCGCTGATCCA GATATCATTCGTCTCCCTAGGCTGTTCAGATTTCTCCAAAGACCACTGGCCAAACTTATCTCTACTCTTAGAGCTCCTAAGAGTAAAGAGGCGTATGCTTCAATTGGTGGTGGATCACCTCTGCGGAGAATTACAGACGAGCAG GCAAATGCTTTGAAGATTGCACTAAAAGAGAAGAATATGGAAGCAGATATATATGTTGGTATGCGGTATTGGTACCCATTCACTGAAGAAGCCTTCGATCAG ATCAAGAAGGATAAAATTACGAAGCTTGTGGTTCTTCCACTATACCCTCAGTACTCCATATCGACAAGCGGGTCAAGCATCCGTGTTCTCCAAAACATTGTCAA AGAAGATGCATTTTTTGCTGGTTTGCCGATTTCCATTATTGAATCATGGTACCAGCGGGAGGGATATGTGAAATCAATGGCGGACTTAATTGAGAAGGAATTAACAGTTTTTTCGAATCCTGAAGAG GTTATGATATTCTTCAGTGCACATGGAGTACCACTTACTTATGTTCAGGATGCCGGAGATCCGTACAGAGATCAGATGGAAGACTGCATTGCTTTGATCATGGAGGAATTGAAATCTAGAGGAACGTTGAATAACCATACTTTGGCTTACCAG AGTCGCGTGGGACCAATTCAGTGGCTTAAGCCTTATACTGATGAAGTTTTAGTGGAACTTGGTCAGAAGGGTGTAAAGAGTCTCCTTGCTGTTCCAGTAAG CTTTGTGAGTGAGCATATCGAGACACTGGAAGAAATCGACATGGAGTACAGAGAGTTGGCTCTAGAGTCAGGCATTGAGAACTGGGGCAGGGTTCCAGCTCTTGGATGCACCTCATCCTTCATCTCGGACCTCGCAGATGCTGTTGTTGAAGCCCTTCCCTCTGCTTCCGCGTTGACAACCAGAAAGGTCAAGGGTACCGACTCTGACATGGACATGAGGCATTACCTGACGAAGATGTTCTTCGGCTCTGTCTTGGCCTTCTTCCTGCTGTTATCGCCAAGACTAGTTTCTGCTTTCAGGAACACTCTGCGGTGA